The segment CCATGGCAATGTGGTCAATGCCTGTGAAGGCCACGGAGAGCATCTTTAAGTTTTTGCAGCCGTCGATGACTTCAGCATTTAACGGCAGGTTGGAGACTGCTATAATGTTTGCGTCCTTTCCCCTCTCAATCAGGGCCTTGGTGTCTGTGACGCGTGTGTCGTAATAGACCACTTCTATTTCCTTGGGGAGCTGCTCTGCCGCCATGGAAAGCAGCCGCTCCTTTTCCACGCCTAAAGGTTCAATGATAACAAGTTTCATGGATTTTTCCTTCCTTTCCTAAATAAAAACAAGAGCTTTTTCGGTGGCGGATAAGCCGTAACCTTAATATAAAATAGTCTAGCATAAATTTTGGCATTGTAAAGTAAATGGAAAAATAATAAAAAAATAGAAAAGACTAAAAATAATAATATTTATATATAAATAATTAGCAATAATCGGATGGTAAAACAATAAATAAAAAATATTGACAAAAAAACATAGAAATGACATAATATTCTTATAAAAAAACAAACAAAATAGATAAAACAAAGAGGCGGGTGATGTAAAATGGTAAGCTAGAAAAAGATAAGATAAGATAAGAAGAGAAGATGAAGGAGGCGTTTGGAATAAAAATAAAAATTTTTTTACTGAAATATATAGCATGTATTATAAGTTTATTCTACTTGATTAGTTATTTTATAATTCTAAAAAATATAGATGCCAAGAATTATTCAGCATTTTATTTTAATATTGCGTACATAATAGCGTTTCCAATATTTTATTTTACAGCAGCATTGATTATAGTAGGACTTATAAAGCAATACTTATTTCAAAAAAATGATTCCATTATTAAATTAGCAGCTAAAATTGGTATACTACTATTGTTAATATATTTAGTAATGTTGATATATTTTTTTATTACAAACAACTACCCTCTTGGATTTATTATTCTTGTCAATAATCCGTGGTTATTTATAATTCCTGGAATTCTTATAGCAATAGGTTATTAGGAAACATTTTAGGAAGGAGAAACATTATGAAAAAACTAATTAGTATCTTAACAACGATTTTTGTATTAGCTTTTTCAATTCAGGCTTTTGCAGCAACAAACGAAGAAAAGGTAAAGGGCAGTGCTGAAGGTTATCTTATAAGCGATACAGGTGAAAGTCTTTTTGTAGAAGGGAAACGTGTTAACACTCCGATTACACTTTTGTCAGATGAAAATACGGTTACATATGAGTTTATATTATACGGAAATCCGGAGTATATTTTATCTGGCAATCAGACGGATGGTTCTGAATCAATCAGAGTATATTTAAACTTACACTACAAAACACAGCCCAATGGACAAAATAGTGAATATCTTCTGACAAAGGTAACGGGGAATTGGGATATATTAGATTCTCGGGTATCAGTAAGCAGCGCATCCTTAACTTATGGTTGTTCAGATACAGGGCATTCTCAAAGTGGAACTAAGGCAGTAAATAATAATTTTAGCGTGAATACAGGGTTTAGTGGATATGTATTACCTGAAATGGGAGGAATTTGCGGAGCGACTTTAACAACTAATTTAAAAATGGGCTCCACAAGAACCTGGTCATTTGTTATGAAAAATAACATTTTTGGATAAGTCCCCAAAAGTTGTGCGTAACTTTCAAAGTAGATTTATGGTTCTATGTTAATAGTTGGGGTGGGATTCATTTGAATCCCACCCCATTCCTGCATCTGAGGAGCCAGTCTGAGGTCATCGCTGTACTGAAGCGTTAAGTCACAGGCACGTTTGTCTTCCCCGGCATTAAATCTTTCAAACCCCTCTCAACCCCCTAAAAACAAGGAAAATCCGCAAAAAAATATTCTGGAAGCCTTGACAGAACATGACAATCTGCTATAATGAGTAAGCGTGCAAAATTTTCATACAGGATTTTTGTGCGTAAAAACAGGGCTTTAAACGTAAAAGCCGCAACCAACAGACAATATCACAGGAGGTGAAAAGGATGCCTACATTTAACCAGTTAGTAAGAAAGGGAAGACAGACATCTGAAAAGAAATCCACAGCACCGGCTCTGCAGAAGGGATACAACTCTTTACAGAAGAGAGCTACAAACGTATCTGCTCCTCAGAAGAGAGGTGTTTGTACAGCAGTTAAGACTGCAACACCTAAGAAGCCGAACTCAGCTCTTAGAAAGATCGCCAGAGTACGTCTGTCCAACGGAATCGAGGTAACAAGCTACATTCCAGGTGAGGGACACAACTTACAGGAGCACAGCGTTGTTCTGATCCGCGGCGGCCGTGTTAAGGACTTACCAGGTACAAGATACCACATCATCCGTGGTACACTTGATACAGCAGGTGTAGCCAACAGAAAGCAGGCCCGCTCCAAATACGGTGCTAAGAGGCCGAAAGATAAGAAATAATTAGGTGAAAATTCAGATGAATTTTAGTGCCGGACTTTGATATTGACTTGTAGGTTGCAGGTTTAATCATAAGAACCGAGCACGACACGCATTGGAATTCATGCGAGTACCTAAGATCTAATGAAACGCTGCGGGAAACGAAATCTGCCTGCATATGCAGCGTAAAATAAGTTTCAGGCAGCCATATTAAGGAGGGAAGTAACGTGCCACGTAAAGGACATACTCAGAAAAGAGACGTATTAGCAGATCCGCTGTACAACAACAAGGTTGTTACTAAATTAATCAACAACATTATGTTAGACGGCAAGAAGGGTGTTGCTCAGAAGATCGTATACGGCGCATTTGACCGTGTAGCAGCTGAGACAGGCAAGGATGCCGTTGAGGTTTTCGAGGAGGCTATGAACAACATCATGCCGGTTCTCGAGGTTAAGGCAAAACGTATCGGCGGCGCCACATACCAGGTTCCGATCGAGGTTAAGCCGGAGAGAAGACAGGCTCTCGCGCTTCGCTGGATCACACTCTACTCCCGCAAGAGAGGCGAGAAGACTCAGGAGGAGAGGCTTGCAAAGGAAATTATGGATGCAGCCAACAACACAGGCGCTTCCGTAAAGAAGAAAGAAGATATGCATAAGATGGCAGAGGCTAACAAGGCATTTGCTCATTACAGATTCTAATAGGAGGAAAAAGCTTTGGCTGGAAGAGAATATCCGTTAGAGAGAACCAGAAAT is part of the Clostridium sp. M62/1 genome and harbors:
- the rpsL gene encoding 30S ribosomal protein S12 — translated: MPTFNQLVRKGRQTSEKKSTAPALQKGYNSLQKRATNVSAPQKRGVCTAVKTATPKKPNSALRKIARVRLSNGIEVTSYIPGEGHNLQEHSVVLIRGGRVKDLPGTRYHIIRGTLDTAGVANRKQARSKYGAKRPKDKK
- the rpsG gene encoding 30S ribosomal protein S7; this translates as MPRKGHTQKRDVLADPLYNNKVVTKLINNIMLDGKKGVAQKIVYGAFDRVAAETGKDAVEVFEEAMNNIMPVLEVKAKRIGGATYQVPIEVKPERRQALALRWITLYSRKRGEKTQEERLAKEIMDAANNTGASVKKKEDMHKMAEANKAFAHYRF